The Ochrobactrum quorumnocens genome has a segment encoding these proteins:
- a CDS encoding RraA family protein, with protein MYTVNPMPEQVAAGDLQLLSGVETATVGHWRFFGFMHRSIQPLLPKRRVVGTAVTIAIPGPDSTLLHYVTGMLRPGDILVVDRMGDDRYACWGGGVTIAAKVSGAVAGIVDGPCTDLTEIEDSDFPMWARGISPITTRLYDLGGGINIPVSCGGVVVNPGDAILADESGVLVLPRDEVNAVASRALDMQDKGKVREASVKTGLKLGDVSGATKKILTHAGG; from the coding sequence ATGTATACGGTCAATCCCATGCCGGAGCAGGTTGCTGCCGGTGACCTCCAGCTTCTGTCGGGGGTCGAGACAGCCACCGTCGGGCACTGGCGCTTCTTCGGTTTCATGCATCGCTCAATCCAGCCGCTCCTCCCGAAGCGCCGTGTGGTCGGCACTGCCGTCACCATCGCCATACCGGGTCCGGATTCCACCCTGCTTCACTACGTAACCGGAATGCTTCGCCCCGGCGATATTCTGGTGGTGGACCGGATGGGCGACGACCGCTATGCGTGCTGGGGCGGCGGTGTAACCATCGCTGCGAAGGTCTCGGGTGCGGTCGCTGGCATCGTGGATGGCCCGTGCACTGACCTGACGGAAATCGAGGATTCCGATTTTCCGATGTGGGCGAGGGGTATCTCGCCCATCACCACCCGGCTCTATGACCTGGGGGGCGGTATCAACATTCCGGTTTCCTGCGGCGGTGTCGTCGTCAACCCCGGTGATGCCATTCTGGCCGATGAGAGCGGGGTTCTGGTCTTGCCGCGGGACGAAGTGAACGCGGTCGCCTCGCGTGCGCTCGACATGCAGGACAAGGGTAAGGTGCGCGAAGCCTCGGTAAAGACCGGCCTCAAGCTCGGTGACGTGTCTGGCGCCACCAAGAAAATTCTCACCCACGCGGGAGGCTGA
- a CDS encoding carbon-nitrogen hydrolase family protein — translation MKISLIQTSPQTDKAENLRITRGLMEDAVRTDSPDLIVLPEYFEYYGGTPEEKLAAAESAPGGAAYKMAQDFAREHKVFVHAGTLMEKVPNEKRIYNSTFVFNREGKEIAHYRKIHMFDIVGPDGTAYKESATVKPGENVVVYDLDGFKIGCAICYDIRFAELYLELEKAGADVIVLPAAFTLQTGKDHWEVLARARAIETQTYFAACGQTGSTVSNGERRHTYGHSLVCDPWGHVVARASDGVGFVTARIERAQIERVRSLIPMVSHRRIGKQLQACA, via the coding sequence ATGAAGATTAGCCTGATCCAAACAAGCCCGCAGACCGACAAGGCAGAAAACCTGCGTATTACGCGGGGATTGATGGAAGACGCCGTGCGCACGGATTCTCCGGACCTGATCGTGCTGCCCGAATATTTCGAATATTACGGTGGTACTCCGGAAGAGAAACTTGCGGCAGCCGAGAGCGCTCCCGGTGGTGCTGCCTACAAGATGGCGCAGGACTTTGCTCGCGAGCACAAGGTCTTCGTCCATGCCGGAACCTTGATGGAAAAGGTTCCAAACGAAAAGCGCATCTACAATTCCACCTTCGTCTTCAATCGTGAAGGCAAGGAGATCGCGCATTATCGCAAGATCCATATGTTCGACATCGTTGGACCGGATGGAACGGCCTATAAGGAATCCGCAACTGTCAAGCCGGGCGAGAATGTCGTCGTCTATGATCTTGACGGGTTCAAGATCGGCTGCGCGATCTGCTACGACATCCGCTTTGCCGAACTTTATCTGGAGCTCGAAAAGGCCGGTGCCGATGTCATCGTGCTTCCCGCCGCATTCACGCTGCAAACTGGCAAGGACCACTGGGAGGTGCTGGCGCGCGCCCGTGCGATCGAAACCCAGACCTATTTTGCCGCCTGCGGTCAGACCGGCAGCACGGTTTCGAATGGCGAGCGGCGTCATACCTATGGTCACTCGCTCGTCTGCGATCCATGGGGCCATGTCGTGGCGCGCGCGTCTGATGGCGTCGGCTTCGTGACGGCGCGCATCGAGCGTGCGCAGATCGAGCGTGTGCGTTCGCTCATTCCTATGGTCAGCCATCGCCGCATCGGCAAGCAGTTGCAAGCCTGCGCATAG
- a CDS encoding HpcH/HpaI aldolase family protein has product MENIALWMSQPHFSYLEIARTCGFSSFVLELEHGTFDLSTLDQFLAFTKAQGLSTLTKVLAPTPEAIQQALDFGSNGVIVPHILGVEHAHQVTKAAKYPLVGTRSYTGGRVFGYARPETDAFEKENKRTKCFAMVETAESLADVEKIIALDTVDGLFPGPSDLALARGRGAYAFNDDDKADLRRCAAAAHAAGKPWIMPAWTKAERRFAQEEGAAMLVVATQNMTLRQGMVSTVNMLKSEALVA; this is encoded by the coding sequence ATGGAAAATATCGCACTCTGGATGTCGCAACCGCATTTCAGCTATTTGGAAATTGCCCGGACCTGCGGCTTCTCATCCTTCGTTCTGGAACTCGAACACGGAACTTTCGACCTGTCGACACTGGATCAGTTTCTGGCTTTCACCAAGGCGCAGGGGCTCTCCACCCTGACGAAGGTGCTGGCGCCGACGCCGGAGGCCATCCAGCAGGCACTCGATTTTGGATCGAATGGCGTCATCGTTCCGCATATTCTCGGCGTGGAACATGCGCATCAGGTTACGAAGGCTGCGAAATATCCGCTGGTCGGCACTCGCTCTTATACCGGTGGTCGCGTTTTCGGCTACGCCCGTCCGGAGACCGATGCCTTCGAAAAAGAGAACAAGCGTACCAAATGCTTCGCCATGGTCGAGACGGCGGAAAGTCTTGCCGACGTCGAGAAGATTATCGCGCTTGATACGGTCGACGGCTTGTTTCCCGGCCCTTCGGATCTGGCGCTTGCGCGCGGTCGGGGAGCATATGCTTTCAATGATGACGACAAGGCCGATCTGCGCCGTTGCGCAGCCGCTGCACACGCTGCCGGCAAGCCATGGATCATGCCCGCCTGGACCAAAGCCGAACGGCGCTTCGCACAGGAAGAGGGTGCCGCGATGCTGGTCGTCGCCACCCAGAACATGACGCTTCGCCAGGGCATGGTTTCGACTGTGAACATGCTGAAAAGCGAAGCCCTGGTTGCCTGA
- a CDS encoding ABC transporter permease — MIGSTSLPFRLLVGLLYLFLLAPILVVVPISFSNDNYLTFPPQSWGVRWYAEMLHHETLILAFWTSLGIASVVTVLSLLAGIPAAYAIRRYQFRGREAVLNLFTAPLLLPSIVLGLAILLVFVRLELLGTFTGLVIAHLIVTTPYVIRIMITAFSTLPPSVEEAATMLGASPFTVFRRITLPLMMPGLVASSALSFLLSFDEVVISLFITGPRMTTLPVEIFNYVESRTDPMTASISVVLIAATLLIIFVIERTLGLSRTIGK, encoded by the coding sequence ATGATTGGTTCAACTTCATTGCCATTCCGCCTTCTGGTCGGCCTGCTCTATCTGTTCCTGCTGGCCCCCATTCTGGTCGTCGTGCCGATATCGTTCAGCAATGACAACTATCTCACTTTTCCGCCGCAGAGCTGGGGTGTGCGCTGGTATGCGGAAATGCTGCATCATGAAACGCTCATTCTGGCGTTCTGGACCAGCCTCGGCATTGCATCGGTCGTTACCGTCCTGTCGCTTCTGGCAGGAATCCCGGCGGCCTATGCGATCCGCCGGTATCAGTTCCGTGGACGCGAAGCGGTGCTGAACCTCTTTACCGCGCCGCTGCTTCTACCGTCCATCGTGCTTGGCCTTGCCATTCTGCTGGTCTTCGTGCGGCTGGAACTGCTCGGCACATTTACGGGCCTTGTGATCGCCCATCTGATCGTGACGACCCCTTACGTCATCCGCATCATGATAACGGCGTTCTCGACTTTGCCACCGTCGGTTGAAGAGGCGGCCACGATGCTGGGTGCGTCACCGTTCACTGTGTTTCGTCGCATCACCCTGCCGCTGATGATGCCGGGTCTGGTGGCGAGTTCGGCACTGTCCTTCCTCCTGTCCTTCGATGAGGTGGTGATCTCGCTCTTCATCACCGGACCACGCATGACGACGCTGCCGGTTGAAATCTTCAACTATGTCGAAAGCCGCACCGATCCGATGACCGCTTCCATCTCGGTCGTGCTGATCGCGGCCACGCTGCTCATCATCTTCGTCATCGAACGCACACTCGGATTGTCACGCACAATCGGCAAATAA
- a CDS encoding ABC transporter permease: MTAITSTDIIPAKPSRRRRYSLTAVALLLPMALINLIAFIAPVAHLAQISFLQSESGGVLTDRYTFENYINFFTDSFNWGLVFNSLWLSAFITLATLICAYPIALFLHRVSPVWRNFLFVVTVSPLLVSSVVRTYGWMVLLGDQGLVNGALMNLGIISSPVRLVNNTLGVFIGMVEILIPYMALSLIAGFGRLNASLEEAAASLGANAFTRFRRIILPLTLPGIALGCLLCFVLAISSFITPKLLGGGRVFLLATEIYDQAVIQLEWPRAAATSVIVLIIFGLALIVYSRIARRID, from the coding sequence ATGACAGCGATCACATCTACCGACATCATCCCGGCAAAGCCATCGAGACGCAGGCGTTACAGTCTCACCGCCGTTGCGCTCCTTCTGCCAATGGCCTTGATCAATCTTATCGCCTTCATTGCGCCGGTCGCGCATCTGGCGCAGATATCCTTCCTGCAGAGCGAGAGTGGCGGTGTCCTGACAGACCGCTATACGTTCGAAAACTACATCAACTTCTTCACCGACAGTTTCAATTGGGGTCTGGTGTTCAACTCGCTCTGGTTGAGTGCGTTCATCACGCTGGCGACGCTTATCTGTGCCTATCCGATTGCGCTTTTCCTGCACCGTGTTTCGCCGGTCTGGCGCAACTTCCTTTTCGTGGTGACAGTCTCGCCGCTGCTCGTCAGCAGTGTGGTGCGCACCTATGGCTGGATGGTGCTTCTCGGCGATCAGGGGCTCGTCAATGGAGCTTTGATGAATCTCGGCATCATTTCCTCCCCCGTCAGGCTCGTTAACAATACGCTCGGCGTATTCATCGGCATGGTGGAAATTCTGATCCCTTACATGGCGCTCTCGCTGATCGCCGGTTTCGGGCGCCTGAACGCCTCGCTTGAGGAGGCCGCGGCGTCGCTCGGCGCCAATGCCTTCACGCGATTTCGCCGGATCATCCTCCCACTCACGTTGCCGGGTATCGCACTTGGCTGCCTGCTCTGCTTCGTGCTGGCAATCAGCTCCTTCATCACGCCCAAATTGCTCGGCGGCGGGCGCGTGTTCCTGCTGGCGACGGAAATCTACGATCAGGCTGTGATCCAGCTTGAATGGCCGCGAGCCGCCGCCACCTCCGTCATTGTCCTGATCATCTTCGGTCTCGCCTTGATAGTCTATTCCCGCATCGCACGTCGTATCGACTGA
- a CDS encoding ABC transporter ATP-binding protein — translation MVAESSFLQLKALTKLYGSNYRAVDDLHLDLPRGKLLGLLGPSGCGKTTTLRMIAGLASISDGNILIDGNDISHRPPHQRDIGLVFQNYALFPHMTVAENVAFGLDMRKVGKAEAKKRVEEALEMVRLPGYGSRKPKEMSGGQQQRVALARALVIRPRILLLDEPLSNLDAKLRDDMRIEIREIQQRLDITTVFVTHDQVEALTMCDVVGVMDSGKLAQLGSPEEIYEKPSSLFVAKFVGRANVHNCEIVDENVCRLGSGTYRCNTHAKSRGSGQIAIRPHRINLTPNRDRNLVSVVTNSAHGVVGRTTYIGDIVQYDIEIEGACLKVEVPTASAGHAFHTGDRLLCEWKPEDMLVFGS, via the coding sequence ATGGTAGCAGAAAGCTCATTTCTACAGTTGAAGGCCCTCACCAAGCTTTACGGTAGCAATTACCGGGCAGTGGACGATCTTCATCTCGATCTGCCGCGCGGAAAATTGCTCGGTCTCCTCGGCCCATCCGGTTGCGGAAAGACTACGACTTTGCGCATGATTGCCGGTCTCGCATCGATCTCCGATGGCAACATCCTGATCGATGGCAACGATATATCGCACAGGCCGCCGCATCAGCGTGATATTGGTCTGGTTTTTCAGAACTACGCCTTGTTCCCACATATGACCGTGGCCGAAAATGTCGCTTTCGGTCTCGATATGCGCAAGGTCGGCAAGGCTGAGGCGAAGAAGCGCGTTGAGGAAGCGCTCGAAATGGTGCGGCTTCCTGGCTATGGTTCGCGCAAGCCTAAGGAAATGTCCGGTGGCCAGCAGCAGCGTGTGGCACTGGCGCGTGCGCTGGTCATCCGCCCGCGCATTCTTCTGCTGGACGAGCCCCTGTCCAATCTGGATGCGAAGCTGCGCGATGACATGCGGATCGAAATCCGCGAGATTCAGCAGCGCCTCGACATCACGACGGTTTTCGTCACGCATGATCAGGTTGAAGCACTGACAATGTGCGATGTCGTCGGCGTGATGGATAGCGGCAAGCTGGCACAGCTTGGTTCGCCGGAAGAAATCTATGAGAAGCCATCCTCCCTGTTCGTGGCCAAATTCGTCGGACGTGCCAACGTCCACAATTGCGAGATCGTCGACGAAAATGTCTGCCGTCTGGGCAGCGGCACCTATCGCTGCAACACGCATGCAAAGTCGCGCGGGTCAGGGCAGATCGCCATTCGTCCGCATCGCATCAATCTCACGCCCAACCGCGATCGCAATCTTGTCAGTGTCGTAACCAACAGCGCCCACGGCGTGGTCGGGCGCACGACCTATATCGGTGACATCGTTCAATACGACATCGAGATTGAGGGCGCCTGCCTGAAAGTGGAAGTACCGACCGCCAGTGCGGGGCATGCATTCCATACCGGTGACCGGCTGCTGTGCGAATGGAAACCGGAAGACATGCTGGTTTTCGGGAGCTGA
- a CDS encoding extracellular solute-binding protein: MARSINRKSAFLASLAFSVSAMTVFATNAAEITVMGYRGAFQDNYVKAVIEPFQKEHPDIKVTYYGVQNAATSLGNMRAQKSSPQTDAVIYDLSVAKIAEEEGLVEKLDPASLQNYADIADLGKELAAAAIPITYDTLSLLYNNAAFAESPPDSWEGLWDKQQSGKVIIPAQGGGDIQAILLTIIANRLAGEDDYTKTVKPGVDKLVELAPAVQTWEPKPDAYTLVANGTATLSIGYNARAQFYFDQTGGKLQSVGPREGTAAQVNVISAIANGKNMDATKTFIDYAISPEAQARFAEIMFYAPSNTKADVNDETKKRIPYMDTVQREKLIPVNWMTIGDMRDKLLNPWRRQIIPAGR; encoded by the coding sequence ATGGCACGTTCGATCAACAGAAAATCGGCTTTTCTGGCAAGTTTAGCGTTCAGTGTTTCGGCAATGACAGTTTTCGCGACCAATGCGGCGGAAATCACCGTGATGGGTTATCGCGGCGCATTCCAGGACAATTACGTCAAGGCCGTCATCGAACCGTTCCAGAAGGAACATCCCGACATCAAGGTCACTTATTACGGCGTGCAGAATGCAGCGACATCGCTCGGCAATATGCGCGCCCAGAAATCTTCACCGCAGACGGATGCCGTAATCTATGACCTTTCGGTCGCCAAGATTGCCGAGGAGGAAGGGCTGGTCGAAAAGCTCGATCCGGCATCGCTCCAGAATTATGCAGACATCGCCGATCTCGGAAAGGAACTGGCCGCCGCCGCAATTCCCATCACATATGACACGCTTTCGCTTCTTTATAATAACGCTGCATTTGCGGAAAGCCCGCCGGATAGCTGGGAAGGGCTCTGGGACAAGCAGCAAAGCGGCAAGGTCATCATACCGGCACAGGGCGGCGGTGATATTCAGGCTATCCTGCTTACGATCATCGCGAACCGTCTCGCCGGTGAAGACGACTATACGAAAACCGTGAAACCGGGCGTCGACAAGCTGGTGGAGCTCGCACCTGCCGTGCAGACATGGGAACCGAAGCCCGATGCCTATACGCTGGTTGCAAATGGCACGGCCACTCTGTCGATCGGCTATAATGCACGCGCCCAGTTCTACTTCGATCAGACCGGTGGAAAGCTTCAGTCGGTTGGACCGAGGGAAGGCACGGCTGCGCAAGTGAACGTCATCAGTGCGATTGCCAACGGCAAAAATATGGATGCGACCAAGACATTCATCGATTACGCGATAAGCCCCGAGGCGCAGGCCCGTTTCGCCGAGATTATGTTCTATGCGCCATCGAACACGAAAGCGGATGTGAACGACGAAACGAAAAAGCGCATCCCGTACATGGATACGGTCCAACGCGAAAAGCTTATTCCGGTCAACTGGATGACAATCGGCGACATGCGCGACAAGCTGCTCAATCCTTGGCGTCGCCAGATCATCCCGGCTGGTCGCTAG
- a CDS encoding IS6 family transposase: MACTTIAPRFPPEIIAEAVWLYFRFPLSFRMVEDMLAYRGIIVTHKTVREWAEKFGRDYANTIRRRTPRLGDKWHLDEAVVTINGERHFLWRAVDQDGFVLEVLVQKRRDTRAARRFIRKLLSRQGAVPRVMVTDKLGSYGAAIREIGLTVCDHRQHKGLNNRAENSHQPIRRRERGMKRFKSARHLQRFASIHDPIYNLHHFPRHRFTSAIHRELRQTANTIWRDIAGL, from the coding sequence ATGGCATGCACCACAATCGCTCCTCGCTTTCCACCTGAGATTATTGCCGAAGCAGTGTGGCTGTATTTCCGGTTTCCACTGAGCTTTCGCATGGTCGAAGACATGTTGGCATACCGAGGGATCATCGTTACCCACAAGACAGTGCGCGAGTGGGCTGAGAAGTTCGGACGAGACTATGCCAATACAATCCGTCGCCGCACACCGCGCCTTGGCGACAAATGGCACCTTGATGAGGCTGTCGTGACAATCAACGGAGAACGGCACTTTCTGTGGCGCGCTGTTGATCAAGATGGCTTTGTACTTGAAGTGCTGGTCCAGAAACGCCGCGATACCAGAGCCGCCAGACGCTTTATCCGCAAACTCTTGTCACGTCAGGGCGCAGTTCCCCGTGTCATGGTCACGGACAAGCTTGGCTCTTATGGCGCCGCCATTCGTGAGATCGGTCTCACGGTCTGTGATCATCGCCAGCACAAGGGTTTGAATAATCGGGCCGAAAATTCACATCAACCGATAAGACGGCGAGAGCGCGGCATGAAGCGCTTCAAGTCAGCTCGGCACTTGCAACGTTTCGCATCCATTCACGACCCGATTTATAACCTTCATCATTTTCCCCGCCACCGCTTCACCTCTGCCATTCACCGAGAATTACGCCAAACCGCCAATACTATCTGGCGCGATATCGCTGGCCTGTAA
- a CDS encoding helix-turn-helix domain-containing protein: MNDPEFQKEYEKADAEFALVEALVKARADAKMSQADVAKRIGTTQSAIARLEGGKVSPSISTLRRYAEATGSKLQISLIHP, translated from the coding sequence ATGAACGATCCGGAATTCCAGAAGGAATATGAAAAGGCGGATGCAGAGTTTGCTCTTGTCGAAGCTCTTGTGAAGGCAAGAGCCGACGCAAAGATGTCGCAAGCTGATGTAGCAAAACGTATCGGCACGACCCAATCAGCCATTGCTCGGCTTGAAGGCGGTAAGGTTTCTCCGTCCATTTCTACATTACGTCGATACGCAGAAGCCACAGGGTCAAAACTGCAAATTAGTCTAATCCATCCTTGA
- a CDS encoding type II toxin-antitoxin system RelE/ParE family toxin: protein MRWLVETLDDTVDAEIEGLPAGLQARLVRLMEMVESVGLDQLHEPHVKHLEGKLWELRAKAMEGIARGLYVTVTGRRVVILHVFVKKSQKTPKSALDLAKQRMKQVKP, encoded by the coding sequence ATGCGATGGCTAGTTGAAACGCTTGACGACACTGTGGATGCTGAAATCGAGGGGCTTCCTGCTGGATTGCAGGCCCGTCTCGTCCGTTTAATGGAGATGGTCGAGAGCGTTGGTTTAGACCAATTGCATGAGCCTCATGTCAAGCATTTGGAGGGAAAGCTCTGGGAGCTTCGTGCTAAAGCAATGGAAGGAATTGCGCGGGGTCTGTACGTTACTGTTACCGGACGCCGCGTTGTCATTCTTCATGTTTTTGTCAAGAAATCGCAGAAAACACCTAAGAGCGCCTTAGATTTAGCGAAGCAGCGAATGAAACAGGTAAAGCCATGA
- a CDS encoding type II toxin-antitoxin system HipA family toxin, translating into MTDATVRLWGRDIGAVSWIADRGIGVFQYMPDFVGSAIGLAPIMMPLTPNPYEFPALPKEAFKGLPGMLADSLPDKFGNALIDTWLAAQGRAASSFNPVERLCYIGTRGMGALEFHPTTLKAARKSKRVDIDALTALANQALNNREALAGILRGDDDREMLEEILRVGTSAGGARAKAILAWNEETGEFRSGQVKAGEGFTYWLMKFDGISNNGDKELADPQGFGVIEYAFYLMATAAGIDMSECRIHKEGGRSHFMTRRFDRSASGQKLHMQSLAALRHYDFNMAGAYSYEQAIETIRLLDLPVHDIEQQFRRAIFNVLIRNQDDHVKNIAFLMNRTGEWRLSPAYDVVYAYNPSGAWTNQHQMSLNGKRDHFELTDLIAFGEFCGLKSKRAEAIIRDLRSHLGDWLTYADQAGIPGNEALKIHRAMRHEIVVPVAQMLSASHPVSDASNP; encoded by the coding sequence ATGACAGACGCGACGGTTCGATTGTGGGGCAGGGATATTGGAGCGGTGAGCTGGATTGCCGATCGAGGGATCGGCGTCTTTCAGTACATGCCGGACTTCGTGGGCAGCGCAATAGGGCTGGCACCGATAATGATGCCGCTCACCCCCAATCCGTACGAGTTTCCTGCCCTTCCCAAAGAGGCGTTCAAGGGATTGCCGGGAATGCTCGCCGATTCCCTGCCGGACAAGTTCGGTAACGCCCTTATCGATACGTGGCTTGCTGCGCAGGGACGCGCGGCAAGCAGCTTCAATCCGGTCGAGCGCCTCTGCTATATCGGTACACGCGGCATGGGCGCGCTGGAGTTTCACCCGACCACGCTCAAAGCCGCGCGCAAGTCGAAACGAGTCGACATCGACGCCCTGACAGCGCTTGCCAATCAGGCTCTCAATAACCGGGAGGCTCTGGCCGGCATTCTCAGGGGTGATGACGACCGGGAGATGCTTGAAGAAATTCTGCGCGTCGGTACCTCAGCGGGCGGTGCGCGCGCTAAGGCGATCTTGGCCTGGAACGAGGAAACTGGCGAGTTCCGCTCGGGTCAGGTGAAAGCTGGAGAGGGCTTCACCTACTGGCTGATGAAATTTGACGGCATATCGAACAACGGCGACAAAGAACTAGCCGATCCACAAGGCTTCGGGGTAATCGAATATGCCTTCTACTTAATGGCGACTGCCGCCGGCATCGATATGAGCGAATGCCGCATCCATAAGGAAGGCGGCCGGTCGCATTTCATGACGCGACGATTCGATCGCAGCGCCAGCGGACAGAAGCTGCATATGCAGTCCCTCGCCGCACTCCGTCACTATGATTTCAATATGGCCGGCGCTTATTCCTATGAACAGGCGATAGAGACGATCCGCTTGCTGGACTTGCCGGTTCATGACATCGAGCAGCAGTTCCGTCGGGCAATCTTCAACGTGCTGATCCGCAATCAGGACGATCACGTCAAGAACATCGCCTTCCTGATGAACCGTACGGGCGAGTGGCGACTGTCACCCGCCTACGACGTCGTTTATGCGTATAATCCAAGCGGAGCCTGGACCAACCAACATCAGATGAGCCTCAACGGCAAGCGAGATCACTTCGAGTTAACGGATCTCATCGCCTTTGGCGAGTTTTGCGGACTGAAGTCGAAGAGGGCCGAGGCGATCATCCGTGATCTGCGCAGCCATTTGGGGGACTGGCTGACTTATGCGGATCAGGCCGGTATACCGGGGAATGAGGCCTTGAAGATTCACCGCGCCATGCGGCACGAAATCGTTGTTCCTGTCGCCCAGATGCTATCAGCCTCTCATCCTGTGTCCGATGCATCAAACCCGTGA
- a CDS encoding helix-turn-helix domain-containing protein, which produces MTHSDTTTKTVEGILRDIGDRIAKIRLSRNLTQANIARETSTSVSSIKRLEAGENTSLDTFIRVLTALGLADDLAGFLPNPEVRPIERVKREGHERQRASGRKRAAKATEWAWGEDNEE; this is translated from the coding sequence ATGACCCATAGTGACACGACCACCAAAACAGTGGAAGGAATCCTGCGTGATATCGGGGACCGGATAGCAAAAATCCGCCTCAGCCGAAATCTGACGCAGGCGAACATAGCGAGAGAAACCAGCACATCGGTCAGCAGCATAAAGCGTCTTGAAGCTGGCGAAAACACGTCGCTCGACACCTTCATCCGTGTACTGACGGCACTCGGCCTGGCCGACGATCTGGCGGGCTTTCTGCCTAATCCCGAAGTCCGGCCGATCGAGCGCGTTAAGCGCGAAGGTCATGAGCGCCAACGGGCTTCCGGCCGCAAGCGTGCGGCGAAAGCCACAGAATGGGCATGGGGAGAGGATAACGAGGAATGA
- a CDS encoding type II toxin-antitoxin system VapB family antitoxin: MRSTINLDDSLLEKAKLLTGTKETAALVRQALETLVRLETGKRLIALGGTMPDVEAAPRRRSSVDK, translated from the coding sequence ATGCGCTCAACCATCAACCTTGATGACAGTCTTTTAGAAAAAGCCAAATTGTTGACCGGCACGAAAGAGACAGCCGCTTTAGTCCGACAAGCGTTAGAAACACTTGTGCGACTGGAGACCGGTAAACGCCTTATCGCCCTTGGAGGCACGATGCCTGACGTTGAAGCAGCCCCTCGCCGCCGGAGCTCAGTGGATAAGTGA
- a CDS encoding type II toxin-antitoxin system VapC family toxin: MILADTSIWIDHFRGGDNELIKIIGDDLLLCHPAIVGELALGSLRDRTSVLAFLNVQREAVVATHDDVMTMIEKHCIFSMGIGYTDAHLLASVLLDRRTSLWTRDKRLKVAAEKADARLYEPFHN, from the coding sequence GTGATACTGGCAGACACTTCAATTTGGATTGACCATTTCCGCGGCGGCGATAATGAGCTTATTAAGATTATCGGTGATGATCTTTTGCTTTGCCATCCAGCGATTGTTGGCGAACTTGCGTTGGGCAGTCTCCGGGACAGGACGAGTGTCTTGGCTTTTTTGAATGTGCAGCGTGAAGCTGTAGTCGCAACCCATGATGACGTCATGACTATGATTGAAAAGCACTGCATTTTTAGCATGGGCATTGGCTATACTGATGCCCACCTGCTGGCGTCAGTTCTACTCGACCGGCGAACATCCTTATGGACCCGAGACAAGCGCTTAAAGGTTGCGGCTGAAAAAGCCGACGCACGCCTTTACGAGCCGTTTCACAATTGA